The sequence CGCACGACCGCCTTGCTCAGATGGCGCAGCATCTGTCCCCCGATGGGCTCGAAGACGTTGTTCTCGAGATTGGTGTACACTTGGTTCGTGATGACGACGGGAATGCCCTTCTGCCGCGCGACCGCGAGCAATTGGTGCAGCTGCTGCGTGAGGTGGCGCCGATCGCGCACCTCCTCGCCGTCGGCCAGGCCCACGCGGTAGAACACCGTGGCCGAGTCGAGCAGCAGGACGCCGATGTCGGCGTTCCCAAGCGCCAGGCGGCAGGCCTTGTCGATGACCTTCTCCTGCTCGTCGAGCGTGAAAGGCTCGAAGAAGAGGATGGACTTTCGGACCTGCTCGAAGTCGCCCTCCGCGGCGCACATCTGCGCGAGACGCTCGAGGCTTACGCCCTCGGTGTCGATGTACACGACCTTGCGCCCCGCGCGGGCCACGTTGCGCGCAAGCTGCAGGCAGGCGTTCGTCTTGCCCGTGCCGGCCTCGCCGTAGAACTCCGTGAGCGCGGCCGACTCGACGCCGCCGCCAAGGAGCGCGTCAAGCGGCGGGCAGCCGAGCGGAACCCTCAGGGGATCGTCCTCCTCGGGATCGTCGGCGGGGCCTCGCGGCTGCCGCGCTCGGGCGCCGACGAGGAGATCGAGGAGGGCCACACCGCGGATCAAACCGGCGGGCGTATATTAACGCTATGCGGAAGTCGCGCGATCGGGCGCCAACCTCACAGCTCAAGCCC is a genomic window of Candidatus Thermoplasmatota archaeon containing:
- the radB gene encoding DNA repair and recombination protein RadB, which codes for MALLDLLVGARARQPRGPADDPEEDDPLRVPLGCPPLDALLGGGVESAALTEFYGEAGTGKTNACLQLARNVARAGRKVVYIDTEGVSLERLAQMCAAEGDFEQVRKSILFFEPFTLDEQEKVIDKACRLALGNADIGVLLLDSATVFYRVGLADGEEVRDRRHLTQQLHQLLAVARQKGIPVVITNQVYTNLENNVFEPIGGQMLRHLSKAVVRLEKAGVGRRRGTIMKHRSIPEGSSAEFAIGESGLGPLAAELPPGRPA